In the genome of Mesorhizobium sp. NBSH29, the window CGCAGAAATGGGCGGCAAGGTAAAAATTGCAAAGCTCAACATCGATGAGAACCCCGAACTTGCTGCGCAATACGGCGTACGTTCCATTCCCACGATGATGATATTCAAGGGCGGCGAGGTGGCCGACATAAAAGTTGGTGCTGCACCTAAAACAGCTTTGGCAAGCTGGATCAGCGACGTCGTCGCCTAGTCTTTATCAATCCGGCATAGGCAAGCCCGGCCTCGCGCCGGGCTTTGCGTATCAGGATGGCGCGGTGCCATTAAGTTCGAGCACTTCTCCGGCAAGATAGAGTGATCCCCCTATCAGGATGCGCGGAGCAGCCTCGCCGTGATCCCAGGTATGCCGAAGCAGGGAAAGCGCATTGGCAACCGAGCCTACCGGTTCCGCCGAAATACCTGCATCCTGCGCGCGGATCGCAAGCTCGGCGTTTGGCACGCCCGCGTCACTGGAATTAACCGGGACGGTGTAGACGTGCCGTGCCATGCCTTCGAACGCACGGAAATAGCCAGTCTGGTCTTTGGTGTTCAGCATGCCGCAAATGAGAAATAGCGGCCTGGGGAACCGTTCTTCCTGCTCGGCAAGCGCTTCAGCCACAACAAGCCCAGCGCCGGGATTGTGTCCGCCATCGATCCATACCTCGGAACCTTCCGGTGCGAGGTCAGACAGCGTACCTTTGGGTAGTCTTTGCATCCGGCCTGGCCAGTCGACCGTGGACATCGCGCGGTTGACAGCGTGTTGAGTAAGCGGAAAGCCCGCAGCCTTCACCGCAGCAATGGCCGCCGCGGCATTCGCAAATTGATGGCGACCTGGGAGTTTTGGCGGTGTGAGATCCATCAAACCATCTTCATCCTGGTAGATCATCCGACCATTTTCTTCATAGGCAAGGAAGTCTTGCCCGTACACCAGATGCGGACAGCCAAGACGCACTGCCGTGTCGATCAGCACTTCCTGAGCCGTTTCAGTTTCTTGAGCACCAATGATAGCCGGCACGCCTGGCTTGAAAATGCCAGCCTTTTCAGCCGCAATCAGTTCCACGCGGTCGCCGAGATAGGCTTCGTGGTCGAGTGAAATAGGCATCACGACGGATACCGCAGGCCGCTTGATCACATTGGTGGCATCAAACCGCCCGCCAAGCCCGACTTCGATAATGGCGGCATCGGCTGGGTAGCGAGAAAACAGGACGAAAGTCACTGCGGTGAGAATTTCGAACACTGTGATGTGCTCGCCGCAATTGGCTTCAGCCACCTGTGCAACCGTTTCGGCCAGCACCTCGTCATCAACCAGACGCCCGCTTCCAGGCGCACCGATACGAAAGCGCTCGTGCCAGTTGACCAGGTGAGGTGAGGTATGGACATGCACGGTGAGGCCAGAAGCCTCAATTAGCGCGCGAGAAAACGCGGCGGCTGAGCCCTTGCCGTTTGTCCCGGCAATGTGGATCACGGGTGGCACTCGATCCTGCGGGTTGTCGAGCTTTGCGAGAAGCCGGGAAATGCGATCTAGCGAAAGGTCGAAACCTTTTGGATGATGCGTCAGGAGACGCTCGATCTCGCGATCGGCTGCGGAAACAGTCGTCATGGTGCACCTTTACCGCTCTGCGAAGTCTATACGAGAGGCGGAAGCGACGTCGCAACAGCTGAAAAGCGACGCCGGTTAGCAAGAGAGTGAGCTATCACGCTCCCAGTTGGATTTCGGTGGGCGTAGCGGTCGGGGACACGGTGTCAGTGGCCTCAGTCGCGGACGCCTTAGTGAGTATTTTGAGCAGACGCGAAATAGTCTCGCGCAAGTCAAGCCGCGACACCACCATGTCCACCATGCCGTGTTCCATCAGATATTCGGATCTCTGGAACCCTTCGGGCAATTTCTCGCGAATGGTCTGCTCGATAACCCGCGGCCCGGCAAAGCCGATCAGTGCGCCCGGTTCGGCAATATGGACATCGCCGAGCATTGCATACGAGGCGGTAACACCGCCGGTAGTAGGGTTGGTGAGAACGACAACATACGGCAGACCCGCTTCCTTAAGCCGATCAACTGCCACCGTCGTCCGAGCCAGTTGCATGAGGGACAAAATCCCCTCCTGCATACGCGCCCCGCCGGATGCCGCAAACAGAACCATAGGCCGCTTGCGTTCTACAGCAGTCTCGAATCCCCGAATAATAGCTTCGCCGGCAGCCATGCCGAGTGAGCCGCCCATAAAAGCGAAATCCTGAACGGTTGCCAGAATGGGCAACCCGTCGATAGTGCCAAGCGCATTGAGGATCGCATCCTCCATGCCAGTTTTGGCCTTGGCGTCTTTCAAACGGTCGATATAACGCTTTTCGTCGCGGAACTTCAGGGGATCAACGGGCGCTTTGGGGTTGTCAAGCAGTTCAAATTTGCCGCCGTCGAAAAAGAAGCGCAGCCGCTCCTTGCCAGAGACTTTCATGTGATGGCCAGAAGCTGGAATAACAAACTGGTTGCTCTCCAG includes:
- the accD gene encoding acetyl-CoA carboxylase, carboxyltransferase subunit beta, with amino-acid sequence MNWITNYVRPKINSMLGRRDMPENLWIKDPESGEMVFHKDLESNQFVIPASGHHMKVSGKERLRFFFDGGKFELLDNPKAPVDPLKFRDEKRYIDRLKDAKAKTGMEDAILNALGTIDGLPILATVQDFAFMGGSLGMAAGEAIIRGFETAVERKRPMVLFAASGGARMQEGILSLMQLARTTVAVDRLKEAGLPYVVVLTNPTTGGVTASYAMLGDVHIAEPGALIGFAGPRVIEQTIREKLPEGFQRSEYLMEHGMVDMVVSRLDLRETISRLLKILTKASATEATDTVSPTATPTEIQLGA
- the trxA gene encoding thioredoxin, with amino-acid sequence MATVKVDSKNFQTDVLNSAEPVVVDFWAEWCGPCKMIAPSLEEISAEMGGKVKIAKLNIDENPELAAQYGVRSIPTMMIFKGGEVADIKVGAAPKTALASWISDVVA
- a CDS encoding bifunctional folylpolyglutamate synthase/dihydrofolate synthase; its protein translation is MTTVSAADREIERLLTHHPKGFDLSLDRISRLLAKLDNPQDRVPPVIHIAGTNGKGSAAAFSRALIEASGLTVHVHTSPHLVNWHERFRIGAPGSGRLVDDEVLAETVAQVAEANCGEHITVFEILTAVTFVLFSRYPADAAIIEVGLGGRFDATNVIKRPAVSVVMPISLDHEAYLGDRVELIAAEKAGIFKPGVPAIIGAQETETAQEVLIDTAVRLGCPHLVYGQDFLAYEENGRMIYQDEDGLMDLTPPKLPGRHQFANAAAAIAAVKAAGFPLTQHAVNRAMSTVDWPGRMQRLPKGTLSDLAPEGSEVWIDGGHNPGAGLVVAEALAEQEERFPRPLFLICGMLNTKDQTGYFRAFEGMARHVYTVPVNSSDAGVPNAELAIRAQDAGISAEPVGSVANALSLLRHTWDHGEAAPRILIGGSLYLAGEVLELNGTAPS